CTATAGAATTATGGGTGCAGAACTCCCCTGTCCCTAAAATGTATACCGGCGGTTGGGGCATATCCTTTGCGACTTCCGCAGCAGAAACCACAACTGCGCTGGCACCGCTGCACGGCCTGACTATTTCAAATAAATGCAAAGGTGAAACGATAACCGGAGAAGACAGGACTTCTTCTACAGTTAGAGGGTGACCGTAAAAAAGCGCTTCCGGACACGCACAAGCGTTGAAGCGCTGGTCCACAGCGATTTTGGCCAGTTGTTCGGGCTTAGTCCCGTACTGGTACATGTGTCTTTGGGCAGCAAGCGCGTAGGCGGAATTAAATCCCATCGGTCCGTATGGCAAGTCGAACTCAGCCTCAATGGTGGACATTACCGCTCTTCTGGCTTCGAGTGTATTGAAAATACCGGTATTCCAAACTCCACCGGTCAGGCAAAGCACATGCCGGCATTGACCAGTAGCAATAGCCATCGCTGCCCGCCGGATCGCACCGGTGGCGCTAGCCCCTCCCATTTCAATCAGATCCAAAAATGATGGGAATAATTGTAAATATTCTGCTACCTGCTGCGGCCACATGAAAGCCGGGTCTTCAGTCGGGGGCCCAACTATCAGCCCATCGATGTCATTCTTGGTGAGGCCCGCGTCCCGCAAGGCCAGGCTGGCCGATTGAGCTAAGAGACCGAGAGTGGTTTTGCCTTCAGCATCTCGAGAAGGCTTTAGCTCTCCCACTCCGGTAATGGCTGCTACCCCTCTTAGTTTCATCTCGACTCCCCCTCTCCTCTATTGCCAGAAAGAGCAACAATCGTTTTGCCATCACCACGCTGTTGGCTTCAGGTAGATGTTTCTAGTTTATGTTGCCGAATCCTTCTAATGAATCTAGATTCATACGTTGAACCTGAAGTGGATGATATCGCCATCTTGCACCAGGTAGTCTTTACCCTCAAGCCGGAACAAACCTTTTTCTCTTACTCGGGCCATCGTTCCACAGGCCTCCAAATCTTCATACTTTACTACCTCGGCCCTGATAAAACCCCGTTCTATGTCGGAGTGTATCTTTCCTGCTGCCTTGCGAGCGGGTGTTCCCTGAACTATGGTCCAAGCTTTCACCTCGTCTTCCCCTACTGTGAAAAACGAGATAAGGCCGAGCAAGCGGTAAGCAGCTTGGGCTAAGCGGACTATTCCCGGCTCACTTATACCCATATCGCGCATGAACAGTTCTCGTTCCTCGCCTTCCAACTCGGCAATCTCTGACTCTAATTTTGCCGAGATCAATACCAAGGGGATTCCTCGGCGGCCAACATAGTCCAGTATCTCCTGTTTGTGGGGATATATCCCATCCTGAAAACTTGCTTCATCGAGGTTCAGAGCTACCAGGATCGGCTTTGCCGTTAGAAACTGGTAGGTCCTAAGCCAGGCTTGTTCTTCTGAGGAAAAGGTGATGTTCGATATAGGAGTTTCTTCTTCCAGCATCTTCTTTACGCGTTGCAGCCAGTTAAGTTCAGCTTCGTTTCTTTTCTTGCCTTGCTTGATGCGATCTATTCTTTTTTCTACCAGATCCAGATCGGCCAGCAATAACTCGTATTCGATGAGCTCGAGATCCCTTAACGGATCTATACTGCCCTCAAGATGCGGAACATTATCATCTGCAAAAGCGCGAACCACATGAACCAGTGCATCGGTATCTCTTACAGACTGCAAGAAAACACTAGCTTCTTTTTCCGAGCCCGGAACCAAGCCGGGGATGTCGATGACTTCCAGCTGTGCGTAAGTCGTCTTGCGAGGCTGGTACAATCGCGCCAAGAAGTCGACCCGCCTGTCAGGTACCCGCACCACCGCTTTCTCAATCCTGGCACCGTAAGCTCCATTACCTCGCGCTTCGGTCAATAGTTGAAAAAGAGTCGTCTTCCCCGATTGGGGCAAGCCGACGAGCCCGAGCTGCATACGTACCTCCCTTTCTATTCCGAAAACAGAGCCACAGACCCCACGACACCTAAGAGTGTCACCGCAAGAGAATGAAAACAGCTGAGAACGGTGATTTTGCGAGGAGTGTTAGCCAGCTCGCTCCAAGACTCCTCGCCTGCAACACATCGGCTCACCTCGGGCAGCCGCCTGCTTGCGCAGGCTAGGCTGCCGGCTGAAATCTATTACAGCGTGCCGCTTATCCAAGAAACCAAGGAAGGTTTGACTTATTCAGTTCACGTTTACTAGGTTTCTTGGGCGGCACTAGGCGGACCGCTCGGGATTCGTCCGGCACTCAGGGAATGGCATGCTCCGGGAAATCGCTGCTTACGGAAAGGGCTTCCAAGCTACACTCATCCTGAGTGCCGGAACTCAGTCCCTCGCTGCTCGAAACCTCCTGTTTCTTGCTCCGCTTCGCAGCCCTCGGTTTCGCCGTGGGTTGTCCGGCGCTCAACGGGAGTCGCGAGCACCTTTCTTTCGTTAAATCGTTGGATTGAGTGCCGGAGCTCGTCATACGTCGCTCGCCCGGCTAACACTCCCCCTCGGCTCTATTTTCGGGGCAGACATTAGAAACGATACCAAGTTAACATAATATAACTATAGTAAACTACACTGTCATATAGTGGTATTTATCTCCCATATTAGAGTCTATTAGAACGATATCGTAACTACTGACAGAACCAGGAACGTCATCATTATTAAGAGGCTAAGTCCCCAGATAAGATAAGCTGCCGCAGGAATGAACTGATATGCCCGGCTTGCGTTTCCGATGTTGAAAACCAGCACCCCCGCTCCTAAAGCGGGTAACAGGACCACCGTTCGCGAAGCTCCTGACCCCGGGAAGAACATAGCCTGGTAAAGGATTACACCCAAAAGGATGACCAGATTCAGGACATACAGGCTCATATAGACTATATCTTCGGTTAGTAACTTGCCTCGTACTTCTTCGCTCAAGCCGTCGCAGTTGATTTCCCTGGCCTCTTGCCCTGAACGGCGAGATACTTCAAGCAAGAACCCCGCTTCGTCAACCGGAGTGACGGCGAAGTTGCCATGGGGAGTTGCGAGCACAATCACGTTCCCCTTGACTCTGGTAGCATACATCTTGACCACGCCCAACCCCTTTAAGGTGTAGTTGCCTACCATGTATCCTGGCCAGCTGATTCCGCTGAGGTTGGCCAGGTTTTTGGTCCCAGTTACCCTAATAATATCGGTTATTTCCGACCACGGGATCCTGATCCTGCGGGTGGCCCACTTGATAATGAATTCGCTCTCACCAACTGTATAGGTAAGAGTAAGTAGGCCCCACAGTATGTACAAGAAAAAAAGAGCAAACAGGTATATCGGCACTAGGAGTAGGAACTTCAAAGTGCGTTCATCAGGTTGCACTAAGGAAAAGTTAATAGCCCAGATGACGGATCCGAAGCCGAGAACCCCCAACAACAACCCAACTAGAACTCCTACAGTCTTGTTCGGCTTGTAGTTCAACTCTGACTCCTCCTTAAAACATAAGTACTTTACTCTTTATACCTTAATCTTGGGTTAATCCCCAAAGCTGATCCCCACGGCCCGGGCAACCTGAATCATTTCATGATCAACCGGGACCTTTTTCAACTCGCCAATTGCGTCTTCGAGAGGCACGGTGGTTACGGCCGAGCCTTGCAGGCTAACCATGCTTCCATAATTGCCAGCTTTCAGAGCTTTTGTTGCCGCTACTCCATATCTAGTGGATAAGATGCGATCAAAGGCGTTAGGGCTGCCACCTCTTTGTAGGTGACCGAGAACCGTAACCCGTGTTTCCTTCCCGGTCAATCTTTCTATCTCCTCACCTACCTTATTACCTATTCCACCCAGCCTCACGGGATCGTGGCTCTCAGGAACTATTTTTTGAACAACCATTTCCCCGCCTTCAGGCTTGGCTCCTTCAGCAACCACTATAATGCTGAATTTCTTGCCAGTCAACGTGCGCTCTTCGATTTTTTCACAGATCTTCTCCAGCTTGAATGGTATTTCGGGTATGAGTATAACATCGGCTCCCCCGGCTATCCCTGCAGCTAAAGCGATCCATCCCGCGTACCTCCCCATCACTTCGAGAACCATTACCCGGTGGTGAGATTCCGCAGTAGTATGCAGGCGGTCTAGCGCATCCATAGCTGTGGCTACGGCCGTATGAAAACCAAAGGTGAGATCGGTAGCTGAAAGGTCGTTATCAATGGTTTTGGGGACCCCGACCACTTTGACCCCTTTTTGATGCAGCTGGTACGCTATATTGAGACTTCCGTCCCCGCCGATTACTACCAAAGCATCAATGCCGAGCCGGTCAAGGTTTTCCAGGACTACCGCCGACATATCTCGAAACTCTTTTTGGCCGTTTTCCTCGATGAGGAAATTGAACGGGTTATCCCGGTTCGTCGTTCCGAGGATAGTGCCACCGCGGTGAAGGATCCCGGAGACGGCCTGCAGGTCTAAGATGCGGTAGCGATTTTCGACCAAGCCTTTAAACCCGTCTTCAAATCCAATGACTTCCCAGCCGTAAAGGTTGATTGCAGACTTGGTTACGGCCCTGACCACGGCATTGAGTCCAGGACAATCTCCACCCCCTGTAATGACTCCGATACGATGCATTCCTCTCACTCCTTTTTCCTCTACTTACCTTTCCTGGCAAGCCTGAATGAAACGGCGATAGGAGCGATCATAAGTACGTTCAACACTTGGCGGGAAAAAGCAGCCAGGCACTTCATTACGACGCCGATGATAGGCCACGCATTCGCAACACTTGCCTTTGCGGTGACAGACTTCATAAGTGCACGTACAGGTAAGTGCCAGTTTTTCTTGGTTACACTCCTTCACGATTTCACCTCTTTCCGCGCTATCCATCAACACTTATTATAAAAGATAAAAGGGTGGTTTACCCACCCAAGTAATAATATAGTTCCCCTCGTGTATTTGATGCTTGCCTGAAAGGCCGCTCTTCTTAAGGCTTGGCCGCCAAAGTCAACGGTAGTTCTTTTGTACTACCGTTGCGAATCACCTTAACCGTTATTGTTTGTCCAGCTTTCTTGGTATCAAGGATAGTTTTCAGCCCGTCATAGTTATTCACTGTTTTTCCGTCAATAGCCGTTATAACGTCCCCGGTGTGTAAACCGGCCTTTTCGGCAGGGGTCCCCGAATAGACTTGGGCCACCAAAACTCCTTTGGTGGTACTGAGCCCGAGGCTATTGGCAGTATCTGCGGTTATTTCGCTAACCCCTATTCCCATGTATGCCCTTTCGACTTTCCCTTTACTAATCAGTTGATCCAGAACCTGCTTCGCCGTATTGATGGGGATAGCAAAGCCGATCCCTTGGGCCGAAGCGTTAACTGCCGTATTAATACCTACAAGCTCTCCACTCGCTGACAAAAGAGGACCGCCGCTGTTACCGGGATTAATGGCGGCATCAGTTTGAATCAGGTTCCGGTATTGACGATCGCCTATGGTAACCGGACGCCCTTTGGCACTGATGACTCCGGCGGTAACGGTATGATCCAAGCCATAAGGGTTTCCTATGGCTATAACCCAGTCTCCCACCCTGATCCGGTCTGAATCTCCCATCTTCAACGCAGTATAGGTGGCCTTTTTCTGAAGTTTGAGAACCGCAAGGTCCAGCTCATAATCCTGTCCAACTATTGTCGCCGGAATAGGCTGGTCAAAACCGGCAACCGTGACCATGATTTTCACCGCGTTGTTTACCACGTGCTGGTTGGTCAAAACGTACCCGTCAGATGAAATAATACAACCGCTACCAATACCTGTTTCATAAGTAGACCGGGGAGATATACCGAACCTGTCGCCAAAAAACTCTCTAAAAAACGGGTCGTCAAAAAACGGGTCAACATAACCGTTGTCTACGCGCACAGTCGTCTCAATATTGACAACGGCTGGGCTAACCTTTTCCACCATGTCAGCAATACCGCTCGGACCCATAACCACATACTTGGTTGTTTCGCCCGATTCCTGGGCTGCCAGTTGTCTGGACTGGTTACCATTACCCTTCCAGTCGGCCAGTTGATCGGGCATATTTACCCCTATCAATGCGCCTATAAAAACTCCGAGAACCAGGACAACCAAAAATCTAAGAACACCTGAGCTCTTTACGTTAGCCAAAGCACACAACCTCCTTCCCTTGCACCAAGAGAACTAACAGGTTTATTCTTGATGAATTTTACCACACTTTTGTTAAACTGAGGAGGTGCCACCGCCTCCCCTTTCTTTGCTCGGCTACCTATAAACTGTAACCCTCTTTCCCGAGAATGCATATTTATACACAGTACAGCGATGAATAAATTGCATGAATATACACAACCGATGCCCGTCAATCCACCCGCCGAAAGCAGACACGTAAACAGGTTATGGCTACGGCGACTCGCCTTAAACAAGTGTTTACATGCGGGGTGGTTCTTAGGGCGGAGCGCAAATAGAGAGGAAACATCAAACACCTCAAGTGAAGGTCAATGAACGTCAGTTGGCTTGCAAAAAAACAGGCCCAGGATTTCTGGGCCCGGTAGTTCCACCTATTTTAACGCTCCGGCAGGCTCATCTCGTTAGTAGGAAACATCTATTCTTTGTATGCTTGTGCGGTTACCCTCTTTTCGTAACGTACGATGTCAATTAAGGTGTTACGGTTGAGGTCGTCTACTACATAGAGAGTGCCGTGGGCACGGGCAGCCAACTCGTTGAGAAAGACTTTGTTGGACTCCAAACCAATGCAGACAAATTTGATTTTTGTATTCGCGATTTTTTTGGCAGCAGTCAAAGCGTCTTCCCTCGCATCTACTGTCCATAACGGGAAATTGGGCATTCCGTCGGTAATAAGGACCAGTAACGGGTTGCTTACTCGCGAAGATTTAATGAGTTTGAGGCTGGTGGCGATGCCGTCTGCCAGCGGGGTAAGCCCTTCCGGTCGTATGCTGGCCAACCCTTTGGTGAGCAACTTGTGGTTGCGGGTGAACGGGACAACGACTTTGGCTTTTGTTTGCTGGAATATGACCACTGCCACTTTTTCTCTGCCCGTAAGCAGGAGATGTTCGGCCAGGTAGCACGCGGCCTGGCGCTTATCTCCGGCCATACTGGCACTGGCGTCAATCAAGAGGCAGACATCGATTGGCACGTAAGCCCGGCGGTCGTAGATGCGCATATCTTCTTTGCGTATAGTAAAATGTTTTTCTCCCCGGAGAAAGCAGCCTTTTTTGGCCTGGATAATAGTTTCGGGGACTGCTAAGTCGCCGGTTTGGGGACTTTGGGCGAGGGGGACGGTTTTATTGCGATTCGTAAACTGCACAGCGGAGGCCGTTTTTTCCCCTTTCCCAATCCTGTGGTAATACCTGGACCTTCCGGGAGACTTGCGAATGCTCCTTCTAATTTCAGCCTCGATGTCGCACTTGTGCTGGGACAAGTATTGGATGAGTTCCTTGCCTTCCTTGGTCAAAACCGGCCCAAACAGACCTTTCTTGAGAATCTCGAGGTCCTCAAGCTGTTCCAGGTATTCGTCTAAGTCCCCTACTTTGCGTTTTTGTTCCTCCCTGCTCTTGCGTTTAAAGATGTTGCTACCATAACTTTCAAGAAACTCCTGTAACTCCTCCACGCTGGCGAACTTTTCAACCAGCTTCAGAAGCAACTGGTTTTGGTTTTCACGCAACAATAACGGGCTGTATTCTCCACCCTTTTTCTTCCAGGGCAAAATTAGATATCCGGCTAGGTTTTCTTGTTTGTTCTTTTCCCTGGTATGAACGATTCTCTTGACTTTACCAAGTTGAAGTCCAGCCTCCTCAACAGCTTCTTCCACGGCCTGGACTATAGGAAGAATAATCCCGTACTTTTCGCGTGTGAAGCTGGCCAAGATGTGAACGTGATTCAGTTTGGCCTCGGCTCCGGTTACCGGTTGAAGTTCCCCTTGAGACAGTTGATAAACCAAACCGCGTCCGGACTTTGTAACTACCTCAATCTTAAGAGCGTATTCCAGAACGTTTTTCATCTTTTCTTCTTCATTGAACTGCAGGCTGGGGTCCAGGTTAGTCAAATGAGTTTCGATGGCCCGAAAAACATGCCTGGATACCTGCCTAGGGTCTAGTGTTCCCGGCGAGTGATAAACGTCGATGTGTACCACTTGCCCAGTATCCACGAACCCACGGTACGTTTTGCCCGCATCTCGGTTCAAAAGAATTCGTACATGGCCCCTCCGTCCTGGTACTTGGGTGTGGGCTTTGAGGCTCACTACGGCACACTCTCCTAGCCTCACCCCCTGCTCCTTCTCAAAATACATACCGAGATAGTTCCCTACCAAGCTGGCAGTGTCAAACGCTTCGTTTTTTTCTTCCATCCTCATTCTCGTCATCACTCCCCAACCGGTTTCTGCCTCTGTGGTTCTTTGCCGTGGTTCAACAAAAATTTCCCAGAGGCATTGGTAGTTCGGTGCACTGCATCAGCTTAACTATATAAATCGATTTTCAAGGTTATTTAGAAATCTTGCGGGTTCAAAGTCTTTTCAGTAGCGATCAATTCGCTGCGGCTCATATCCTTGATGCGCCTGGCTCCCCCTAAGAAGGTATCGTCTGTTTCTTCTTGCTCCTTTTCCGGAACGCACTGTTTGCCCAATCCAGTCTTGTCGCGCAGGCTCAAAATGCTCT
The sequence above is drawn from the Syntrophothermus lipocalidus DSM 12680 genome and encodes:
- a CDS encoding thiolase C-terminal domain-containing protein codes for the protein MKLRGVAAITGVGELKPSRDAEGKTTLGLLAQSASLALRDAGLTKNDIDGLIVGPPTEDPAFMWPQQVAEYLQLFPSFLDLIEMGGASATGAIRRAAMAIATGQCRHVLCLTGGVWNTGIFNTLEARRAVMSTIEAEFDLPYGPMGFNSAYALAAQRHMYQYGTKPEQLAKIAVDQRFNACACPEALFYGHPLTVEEVLSSPVIVSPLHLFEIVRPCSGASAVVVSAAEVAKDMPQPPVYILGTGEFCTHNSIAQVPDITVTPIKYSAETAYREAGVSPSDVDFVSVYDCYTITVLLTLEDAGFCPKGEGGPFVETTDLTYKGKLPCNTHGGQLSWGQPSYAGGMSHVTEAVRQIRGTAGLRQVKRNELCFVNGNGGALSQQCSLILGKSAHRV
- the ychF gene encoding redox-regulated ATPase YchF, which gives rise to MQLGLVGLPQSGKTTLFQLLTEARGNGAYGARIEKAVVRVPDRRVDFLARLYQPRKTTYAQLEVIDIPGLVPGSEKEASVFLQSVRDTDALVHVVRAFADDNVPHLEGSIDPLRDLELIEYELLLADLDLVEKRIDRIKQGKKRNEAELNWLQRVKKMLEEETPISNITFSSEEQAWLRTYQFLTAKPILVALNLDEASFQDGIYPHKQEILDYVGRRGIPLVLISAKLESEIAELEGEERELFMRDMGISEPGIVRLAQAAYRLLGLISFFTVGEDEVKAWTIVQGTPARKAAGKIHSDIERGFIRAEVVKYEDLEACGTMARVREKGLFRLEGKDYLVQDGDIIHFRFNV
- a CDS encoding PH domain-containing protein, which codes for MNYKPNKTVGVLVGLLLGVLGFGSVIWAINFSLVQPDERTLKFLLLVPIYLFALFFLYILWGLLTLTYTVGESEFIIKWATRRIRIPWSEITDIIRVTGTKNLANLSGISWPGYMVGNYTLKGLGVVKMYATRVKGNVIVLATPHGNFAVTPVDEAGFLLEVSRRSGQEAREINCDGLSEEVRGKLLTEDIVYMSLYVLNLVILLGVILYQAMFFPGSGASRTVVLLPALGAGVLVFNIGNASRAYQFIPAAAYLIWGLSLLIMMTFLVLSVVTISF
- a CDS encoding 6-phosphofructokinase, which produces MHRIGVITGGGDCPGLNAVVRAVTKSAINLYGWEVIGFEDGFKGLVENRYRILDLQAVSGILHRGGTILGTTNRDNPFNFLIEENGQKEFRDMSAVVLENLDRLGIDALVVIGGDGSLNIAYQLHQKGVKVVGVPKTIDNDLSATDLTFGFHTAVATAMDALDRLHTTAESHHRVMVLEVMGRYAGWIALAAGIAGGADVILIPEIPFKLEKICEKIEERTLTGKKFSIIVVAEGAKPEGGEMVVQKIVPESHDPVRLGGIGNKVGEEIERLTGKETRVTVLGHLQRGGSPNAFDRILSTRYGVAATKALKAGNYGSMVSLQGSAVTTVPLEDAIGELKKVPVDHEMIQVARAVGISFGD
- a CDS encoding DUF6485 family protein; this translates as MKECNQEKLALTCTCTYEVCHRKGKCCECVAYHRRRNEVPGCFFPPSVERTYDRSYRRFIQACQER
- a CDS encoding trypsin-like peptidase domain-containing protein, with product MANVKSSGVLRFLVVLVLGVFIGALIGVNMPDQLADWKGNGNQSRQLAAQESGETTKYVVMGPSGIADMVEKVSPAVVNIETTVRVDNGYVDPFFDDPFFREFFGDRFGISPRSTYETGIGSGCIISSDGYVLTNQHVVNNAVKIMVTVAGFDQPIPATIVGQDYELDLAVLKLQKKATYTALKMGDSDRIRVGDWVIAIGNPYGLDHTVTAGVISAKGRPVTIGDRQYRNLIQTDAAINPGNSGGPLLSASGELVGINTAVNASAQGIGFAIPINTAKQVLDQLISKGKVERAYMGIGVSEITADTANSLGLSTTKGVLVAQVYSGTPAEKAGLHTGDVITAIDGKTVNNYDGLKTILDTKKAGQTITVKVIRNGSTKELPLTLAAKP
- a CDS encoding vWA domain-containing protein yields the protein MRMEEKNEAFDTASLVGNYLGMYFEKEQGVRLGECAVVSLKAHTQVPGRRGHVRILLNRDAGKTYRGFVDTGQVVHIDVYHSPGTLDPRQVSRHVFRAIETHLTNLDPSLQFNEEEKMKNVLEYALKIEVVTKSGRGLVYQLSQGELQPVTGAEAKLNHVHILASFTREKYGIILPIVQAVEEAVEEAGLQLGKVKRIVHTREKNKQENLAGYLILPWKKKGGEYSPLLLRENQNQLLLKLVEKFASVEELQEFLESYGSNIFKRKSREEQKRKVGDLDEYLEQLEDLEILKKGLFGPVLTKEGKELIQYLSQHKCDIEAEIRRSIRKSPGRSRYYHRIGKGEKTASAVQFTNRNKTVPLAQSPQTGDLAVPETIIQAKKGCFLRGEKHFTIRKEDMRIYDRRAYVPIDVCLLIDASASMAGDKRQAACYLAEHLLLTGREKVAVVIFQQTKAKVVVPFTRNHKLLTKGLASIRPEGLTPLADGIATSLKLIKSSRVSNPLLVLITDGMPNFPLWTVDAREDALTAAKKIANTKIKFVCIGLESNKVFLNELAARAHGTLYVVDDLNRNTLIDIVRYEKRVTAQAYKE